From one Triticum urartu cultivar G1812 chromosome 3, Tu2.1, whole genome shotgun sequence genomic stretch:
- the LOC125545907 gene encoding protein SRG1, which produces MASAAVCSPKQQQRQEEEKDGGVVKIGRVDDVQELQRACVDDVPERYVRDGDDRPGGANVCAHAEIPVIDAGELRRGGGDVDELEKLRRACQEWGFFQVVNHGIDGELLDEMERLSREFFMLPLEEKERYPMAPGGIQGYGHAFVFSEDQKLDWCNMLALGVSPAFIRQPKLWPTTPADFTDTLERYSAEVRALCHRLLEHIAETLGLAPGTFAGMFGDAVQAVRMNFYPPCPRPDLVLGLSSHSDGSAVTVLQQDAGRAGLQVLRDGAWVPVHPVPHALVVNLGDSLEVLTNGRYKSVEHRAVTNGEQDRLSIVTFYAPAYDVELGPLPELVADGEACRYRRFKHGEYSRHYVTSKLEGKKTLDFAKIN; this is translated from the exons ATGGCTTCTGCGGCCGTCTGCTCCCCTAAGCAGCAGCAGCGGcaggaggaggagaaggacgGTGGGGTTGTTAAGATCGGCCGGGTTGACGACGTGCAGGAGCTGCAGAGGGCGTGCGTGGACGACGTGCCGGAGCGGTACGTCCGGGACGGGGATGACCGGCCGGGCGGTGCCAACGTGTGCGCGCACGCGGAGATCCCCGTGAtcgacgccggcgagctccggcgcggcggcggcgatgtggacGAGCTGGAGAAGCTCAGGAGAGCCTGCCAGGAGTGGGGCTTCTTCCAG GTGGTGAACCATGGCATCGACGGCGAGCTGCTGGACGAGATGGAGAGGTTGTCGAGGGAGTTCTTCATGCTGCCGCTGGAGGAGAAGGAGCGGTACCCCATGGCGCCGGGCGGCATCCAGGGCTACGGCCACGCCTTCGTCTTCTCCGAGGACCAGAAGCTCGACTGGTGCAACATGCTGGCGCTCGGCGTGTCCCCGGCGTTCATCCGGCAACCCAAGCTCTGGCCGACCACGCCGGCCGACTTCACCGACACCCTCGAGAGGTACTCCGCCGAGGTCAGGGCGCTCTGCCATCGTCTCCTCGAGCACATCGCCGAGACGCTGGGCCTGGCGCCCGGTACGTTCGCGGGCATGTTCGGCGACGCGGTGCAGGCGGTGCGGATGAACTTCTACCCGCCGTGCCCGCGGCCGGACCTGGTGCTGGGGCTGAGCTCGCACTCCGACGGGAGCGCGGTCACCGTGCTCCAGCAGGACGCCGGCCGCGCGGGGCTGCAGGTGCTCCGGGACGGCGCCTGGGTGCCCGTCCACCCCGTCCCGCACGCCCTCGTCGTCAACCTCGGCGACTCGCTCGAGGTGCTCACGAACGGCAGGTACAAGAGCGTGGAGCACCGGGCGGTGACCAACGGCGAGCAGGACCGGCTGTCCATCGTCACGTTCTACGCGCCGGCCTACGACGTCGAGCTCGGCCCGCTgccggagctcgtcgccgacggGGAGGCCTGCCGGTACCGGAGGTTCAAGCACGGCGAGTACAGCCGGCACTACGTCACCAGCAAGCTCGAGGGCAAGAAGACGCTGGACTTCGCCAAGATCAACTAG